From a region of the Georgenia yuyongxinii genome:
- a CDS encoding ABC transporter permease encodes MAATTLRRPGVAPVGRPPRRRFRLRLQGVVGFAVLIVVGELVGRSGIVPPSYLPPSSVVLVRAGELLLDGEFLGHAAATLLAWVAGLALAMLLAVPVGILVGTSELAYRASSALVEFLRPIPSVALIPIAMLMLGTGTEMKVVLTVYAAFWPIFFNTISGVHDVDPTAKDTAVSFNYSRWGVLTRVTLPSAAPHIYTGVRIASAVVLVVAISAELLAGGDAGIGTLIFQASITGAGADTVYAATVLTGLLGLGINSALVYVERRMLFWKNSERKA; translated from the coding sequence ATGGCTGCCACCACCCTCCGGCGCCCCGGCGTGGCACCCGTCGGGCGCCCGCCGCGGCGGCGGTTCCGGCTACGGCTCCAGGGCGTGGTCGGGTTCGCCGTGCTCATCGTGGTGGGGGAGCTCGTCGGTCGCAGCGGGATCGTGCCGCCCAGCTACCTGCCGCCGTCCTCGGTGGTCCTGGTCCGGGCGGGCGAGCTGCTCCTGGACGGTGAGTTCCTCGGTCACGCGGCCGCCACGCTGCTGGCGTGGGTGGCGGGTCTCGCCCTGGCCATGCTGCTCGCCGTACCGGTCGGCATCCTCGTCGGGACCTCGGAGCTCGCCTACCGGGCGTCGAGCGCACTCGTGGAGTTCCTGCGGCCGATCCCGTCCGTGGCGCTGATCCCGATCGCCATGCTCATGCTGGGGACCGGGACCGAGATGAAGGTCGTCCTGACCGTCTACGCCGCGTTCTGGCCGATCTTCTTCAACACGATCTCCGGCGTCCACGACGTCGACCCCACGGCGAAGGACACCGCCGTCAGCTTCAACTACTCCCGCTGGGGAGTTCTCACGCGCGTGACGCTTCCCAGCGCGGCCCCGCACATCTACACGGGTGTGCGCATCGCCTCGGCCGTCGTCCTGGTCGTGGCCATCAGTGCGGAGCTCCTCGCCGGGGGTGACGCCGGAATCGGCACCCTGATCTTCCAGGCCAGCATCACCGGCGCCGGTGCCGACACGGTCTACGCGGCGACCGTGCTCACGGGCCTGCTGGGACTCGGTATCAACAGCGCCCTGGTGTACGTCGAGCGGCGGATGCTGTTCTGGAAGAACTCGGAGCGCAAGGCATGA